Below is a genomic region from Verrucomicrobiales bacterium.
CACGCATAACACTTTCCCAACCAGCCTTGCGGAAGCGAGTCGACCCGAAGCGTAACCAAGCGACGATCCTCTGCGGCAAGTTGCTCCAAGATCGCTTGCGTGCCGTCGCGTGATCGATCGTTGACCACGATGAGTTCGAGTTCGATTCCCTGCTGCCTGAGCAATCGTTCCAGAGTGTTGCGGATCCGCGCTTCTTCGTCGCGGGCGGCCAGGACGATGGACACCCGGATAGGGTTAGTGGATCCGTGCTGCTTATCCCGGGCGGAGTCGAGTGCCGGCAGCCGCCGAACCCAGCGCAGATGAGCCAGCGTCGCTAGGGTCATGAGTCCGAACAAGGCCGCCACGGTCCAGGAGAGGAGGGAAAAGAAGTGGCCCCAGTTCATTTCTGTGTTCGATGACGCATTGCGGCGCAGCATCGCCTAAAAACGGTGCTGTCATCAAGCCTGGGCTCTGCTTAGTCTCCGCTCATGAACACGCTCAGTATGATCCTCTGGATGGCCGCATTCAGCATTCTGGCCTGCGGTGTGGTTGCAACCGGGCGCGCCGAGGCCCCGGTGCCCACTGCGCTGGAATTGCTCCGGAGCAAACGTCCGCTGGTGATTGGTCACCGCGGCTACCCAGCCGTCGCACCGGAAAACTCCCTGCCTTCCTTTCGGCGGGCACTTGCGGCTGGGGCGGACTTGATCGAACTCGACTACCACCATTCGAAGGATGGAATCCCCGTGGTGGTCCACGACGGTACTTTGGATCGCACCACCGACGCGGTTCAACGCTGGGGTGGCAGCCATCACAAGCCGGGCGACTATACCGTGGGACAGCTGAAGGAACTTCAGACGGGACTTTGGTTCAAGCCACCTTATCCGGATGCTCCATTCCCCACCTTGAGGGAGGCCATGGAAGTCATTCAGAAGGGCAGTGTGACCTTGATTGAACGGAAGGGTGGTGACGCGGCGACCTGTGTCAAACTGTTGCGAGAGCAGGGGCTCATCAACCGAGTGGTGGTCCAGGCCTTTGATTGGCGATACCTCCGGGACTTTCGAGCCTTGGACCAGGCTCAGGTGCTTGCGGCGCTGGGTCCGCCGTACAGCCGCGATGGCAAGCGACTTGCAGATTCAGAGAAGGCTCTGAATGCGTCGTGGCTGGATGAGATCAAGTCGATGGGAGCGCAGGTGGCGGCCTGGAACAGTCAGGTCGACAAAACGGCGGTGCGGGCCGCGCATCGTCGAGGCCTGAAGGTTTGGGTGTATACCATTAACGACGAAGCGACGGCTCATCGGTTGCTCGATGCCGGGGTTGATGGGATCATTACCGACAATCCCGCGCTGCTGTGGAAGTGCCTGGCCATGCGGAGGTGAATCCGTGGAGCAGGGGGGGGGCAGCGGTTTGGGTTTGAAGTTTCGGGCGGGCGCCCTTTCAGGCTTTCCTCATCCCTCACACAAACGCTTGCACTCTTCCGGTGGCTCCCTAATTCTTACTGCCTCGTGTATGAACTATAAGATATCGCAACGCGCTGCAGCATTGGCTCCATCCCTGACCTTGGTCATTGACTCCAAGGCAAAACAGATGAAAGCGGCGGGCGAGGACGTGGTTGGCTTTGGCGCCGGCGAGCCGGACTTTGACACACCCCAGCAC
It encodes:
- a CDS encoding glycerophosphodiester phosphodiesterase, which translates into the protein MNTLSMILWMAAFSILACGVVATGRAEAPVPTALELLRSKRPLVIGHRGYPAVAPENSLPSFRRALAAGADLIELDYHHSKDGIPVVVHDGTLDRTTDAVQRWGGSHHKPGDYTVGQLKELQTGLWFKPPYPDAPFPTLREAMEVIQKGSVTLIERKGGDAATCVKLLREQGLINRVVVQAFDWRYLRDFRALDQAQVLAALGPPYSRDGKRLADSEKALNASWLDEIKSMGAQVAAWNSQVDKTAVRAAHRRGLKVWVYTINDEATAHRLLDAGVDGIITDNPALLWKCLAMRR